The genomic region CGCTTGCGGAGCAGATAAACGTGATGAACCGCTGGCAATATCAAAATCCGGAAACGGGCTGGGTCAGCTTTTTGAATCTTCGTTTTTTGAACGATGAAAAACAGGTGGGCCAAACCAATTACAATCCCGATACGGATAGATTAATGCCGACTGACGCCCCGTCACTAACAGGAGCCGAAGCATGGGGCAGCGAGATTGATACCCGCCGTTTTGATTCTTCTGTAAAGTTAGGATACGTTTTTCCGGAACTCCCTTTTCAAAGTTTCGGTTTTCAAGCATCGTACAGCAATCATAAACAAGAAGCTTATTATGGTATTAACCAATATAATATTGACCATAAAAGCCTGTATTCCAACGCAATTTTTAATTCCATAATAGGCGATACACGCAATACGTTCAAAACAGGGCTTACCTTTGCATACGATTCATACGATGAACTGGTAAATACCCAAAACTTTAATAGGGATGATGTATCGGCAGGGGCATTTTTCGAGTATAGTTATGAGAACCTTGAAAAACTGAGTTTTACCGCCGGACTTCGAATTGATAGCCATAACCGTTTGGGGACTTTTGTGACGCCAAGGTTTCATATTCGTTATACTCCCTGGGAATTGGGGAGTCTAAGGGGTTCCATAGGACGGGGTAGGAGAGCTGCCAATATCTTTGCCGAAAACCAACAATTTTTTGCTTCGGCACGCCAATTGCAACTAACGGGTAATGGCGGAAATATTTATGGATTGGATGCCGAGGACGCCTGGAACTATGGTATAAGCTTTTTGCAGGGATTTACCTTTTTGGACAGACCGGGAAATATTACGTTTGATTTTTATAGAACTGATTTTAAGAACCAAATAGTGGTAGATTGGGAAAATCCCAGAACGATATCTTTTTATAATTTAGAAGGCGAGAGCTATGCCAATAGCTTTCAAATTGAAGTTAACCATGAAATTCTGGAAAACTTGGAACTCCGAACGGCTTATAAGTATTATGATGTAAAGACCGATTATCGCTCAGGTCGCTTACAGAAGCCATTACAGGCGCAAAACCGATTTTTCGTCAACTTAGGTTATGAGACCGATAGTACCAAGAAAGGTAGCCAGTGGAAGTTTGATTACACCTTACATGCCCTTGGCGAACAACGATTGCCGAATACAGATGTAAATCCGCCCCAGTTTCGGTTGGGTGAGTTCGCGGAAGGGTATAGTTTAATGAACGCGCAAATTACCAAAGTGTTTTCAGAAAAATTTGAAGTATACCTTGGTGGGGAAAATTTAACTAATTTTAGGCAACCTAACCCGGTTTTGGGAGCGGATAATCCTTTTGGCGCAAATTTTGATACCAGTATTGTATATGCTCCCATAATGGGGCGTATGTTTTACACGGGATTTAGATATAAATTATAAAAATTCAATATTCATAAAATGAAAAATTCTATTTTAACCTTGATATTCGCTCTGTCGACCGTGCTGACTTTTTCACAAGAAAAGAACAAAAAACTTACCATAGAAGTAGATGGAAAGTGTGATATGTGCAAAACACGTATTGAAAAGGCAGCCTTAGGTGTAAAAGGTGTTAAATACGCCTTATGGGATATCCCTTCGCACCAGTTATCATTGATTATCGATGAACGTAAAACCGACCCCATGAAGGTGAAAACAGCTTTGGTGGCCGTAGGTCATGATACTAAAGAGCTAAAGGCCAGCAAAGAGGCATACGACAGTGTGCACCCTTGTTGTAAATATCGTGATGACGATTCAGATGATAGTAATACCCATTAACGTAACGGTTATTTAATTAACTGAAGAATGGCTGTAAATGTATAGTTTAACATCCCCTGTATAATATTTAAACAGGGGATTGTCTTTTTGGAAATGGCAAAAAAAATTCATACGATTGTTTGGACTTTTATGATTTCGGTAATGCTTATTTGTGTCAATTTCTTAATGAAGCATCATGAATAGCTTTTAAAAGGCTATTTTCTTGTTTTGTGTCATTCCCCAACTCCCAAAACATGATACCTCCCAATTTCTTTTTTAATGAGTATTCGGTTTTTAGCCTAACCGATACCGTATCGTCATAACTTATAAAAATACTATCTGTAGCATTATATAGATAAGGTGCTTTTGCTACAGAATCAAAATGTCTTTTATACTTTTCGTCCGCTTCAAATTCTTCGCGTATTTGACGATAAGCGCTCCAACCGATGTAAGAACCGGAGTTAGGCTGGTAAAGGCCATTATTTTTTGGTGGGACTCCTTTCCAGGCTCTACCGTAAAAAGCAGCACCAATGACTATTTGCTCAGCTTTTACCCCATTTGCAATACAGTAATCCGTGATTTTTTCGGCCGATCTGGAGCCGTTGTAGGTATAACCGCGTTTTTTCATAGCTTCTTTACGCTGTAGAACATATTCCCAAGCCGGTGTAGCTTGTATATCTTCTTCCCCAATATGTCCCAATGCGGTGTGGTGTCCCGTAAAAGGTGACGTTGAACCAATTTGGTCATATGTCATAATGTTCATGAAATCTGCATATTGCATTACTTCTTTTAGTTCAATGTTTTGATAATATCGTTTCCACCCTGCTGATGCAAAAGTCAGGGTCTGTTTTCTTTTCAACGTATTAAGTCCTTGGCGCAGTTCTTTCATCAGTAACGTAAAGTTTTGTTTATCTTCTGGTCTGGCTTTGGTGTCGGCTGCGGGTATCGCAGGATACTCCCAATCAATGTCTATTCCGTCAAGTTGAAACTCGGTATTAAAATCAACTACGCTCTTCACAAACTTTTCCCTGTTCGCTTTCGTGTGCGCCATATCCGAAAAACCATCGGCACCCCAACCGCCACATGCGATCATTACCTTTAATTGCGGGTGTTTTTTGCGTTGGGCTACTAATTTGGCTAGTTTCTCTCTATTCTCTTTATCCCTAAACTGCATTTTTCCATCAATAACATGGGTAAAGGAAAATATGATATGGGTCAATTGTTCCAAGGGTAGTTTTTCCGGGTCGTAATCACGTTCCGGAACGTAGTAGGCCATGACCGCTATGGTATTTTCTTCAGGATTATTATTATTATTGATAATGGACAATGGAGCCATTGAAAAAAAGAAAACTGTTACCAAGGCAATAGAAGAGAATTTGATATGTTTCATAGGATTACGATGTCTATATAACTTAGAATATAGTAATTTCATCTTATTTAAAGATAGCTATTTAGATAGAGAGCTTTTTAGAAAGCACAAACGACCATATTTAATCAAAAAATAAAACCCTTGCTTTGAAATTTTTCAAAACAAGGGTTTGTGTTTAAGTGATATTTAAGTAATCAAGCCAATACTTGCTTTTGTTGGCTCGGTATTACATCATGCCAGGCATTCCGCCGCCGCCCATTGGAGGTGCCGCTGGGGCTTCCTCTTTAATGTCGGTCAATGCACATTCGGTAGTTAAGATCATACCCGCAACCGAAGCTGCATTCTCTAATGCTATTCGCGTTACTTTCTTGGGATCTATTATACCCGATTTAAGCATGTCAACATATTTGTCCGATTTGGCGTCGTAACCAAAATCCCCTTTTCCGTCCGCTACTTTGGCAACAACTACTGAACCTTCACCACCAGCATTGCTGACGATAGTTCTCAAAGGCGACTCAATGGCACGGGCCACAATTTGAACCCCGGTTTCTTCATCCGCATTTTCTGCCTTTACTTTGGCCAAAATAGATTTTGCTCTTACCAAAGCAACACCACCACCGGCAACAATACCTTCTTCCACTGCAGCTCTCGTTGCATGTAGGGCATCGTCAACCCTGTCTTTCTTCTCCTTCATTTCTACTTCAGAAGCAGCACCTACATAAAGTACGGCTACGCCACCAGCTAATTTTGCGAGTCTTTCCTGTAGTTTTTCCTTATCGTAATCAGAAGTAGTAGTCTCTATTTGGGATTTTATTTGATTTACTCTCGCTTTGATGTCCTTTGCGGCACCTGCACCATCAACAATAGTAGTATTGTCTTTGTCTACGGTTACCGAGGCAGCTGTACCCAACATATCCAAAGAGGCATTTTCCAATGAGAAACCTCTTTCCTCGGAAATTACGGTACCACCGGTCAAAATGGCAATATCCTCTAACATCGCTTTTCTTCTATCGCCAAAACCTGGAGCCTTAACGGCAGCGATTTTGAGGCCACCTCTCAGCTTGTTTACCACTAACGTGGCCAATGCTTGTCCGTCAACATCTTCGGCAATGATTAGCAAAGGTCTACCGGATTGTGCCACGGGTTCTAGAATTGGAAGTATTTCGTTAAGGTTGGAAATTTTCTTGTCGAATAAAAGAATGTAAGGGTTCTCCAAGTCGGCAATCATTTTGTCCGAGTCTGTCACAAAGTAAGGAGAAAGATATCCTCTGTCAAATTGCATACCTTCTACAACGTCTACATACGTATCGGTCCCTTTGGCCTCTTCTACTGTGATAACCCCTTCTTTACCGACCTTTCCAAAAGCTTGTGCTATCAACTCGCCGATGGTATCATCATTGTTTGCCGAGATTGCTGCCACTTGTTTTATCTTATCGGAAGAATCACCTACTTTTTTGGATTGTTTTGAAAGGTTTTCAACGATTGCCTCAACAGCTTTGTCAATACCTCTTTTCAAATCCATAGGGTTGGCGCCCGCCGCTACGTTTTTCAATCCTTCTTTAACGATAGACTGTGCCAAAACAGTTGCGGTAGTCGTACCATCACCGGCCAGGTCATTGGTTTTAGAGGCTACCTCTTTTACCATTTGGGCACCCATGTTTTCCAAGGCATCGCTCAACTCGATTTCCTTAGCAACGGTAACACCGTCTTTGGTCACCTGTGGAGCACCAAATGACTTGCTAATGATTACATTTCTACCTTTTGGTCCTAAAGTGACCTTTACCGCATTGGCCAAGGCATCAACGCCTCTACGTAAACCATCACGTGCGTCAATATCAAATTTTATATCTTTTGCCATAATAAATTATTGTTTTAATGTCTTTCTCGTTTCTCGCAAAGGCGATAAACTTTTAAATTATACTCTATAGTGTTTTAAAGGTTCCCTACTTTGATTCCGTTTACACATGGGAATGAAAAGTAAATGGATGATTATATGATAGCTAGGATATCACTTTCGCGCATCATCAAGTAATCTTTTCCTTCCAGTTTTAATTCGGTACCGGCATATTTACCGTATAATACGGTATCATTGACCTTTACCGTAATTTTTTCATCTTTGGTCCCAGGGCCTACAGCCATTACTTTTCCTTTTTGAGGTTTTTCTTTGGCTGTATCCGGAATGATGATACCTGATGCAGTTTTGGTCTCAGCAGCCATAGGTTCTATAAGAACTCTATCTGCTAATGGTTTAATGTTGACTTTAGCCATAGTATTATAGTTTTTAAATTTTAAAATTCTTCTAATCCATTAGGCAGAAATTATGCCATTGCCTAAAAACTGACATATTGTTAAAACAAAAATGCCAGCTTGTCATTACAGGCTGGCATTCAATTTTATCTTATAGGATATTTATTGTATGGTGTCTAATGGGTTTGGCTCGTCAGATGCGGGTGTATCTGTATTGGGTAAGGCATCTTGGGTGGTATTTTCAATATCGTCACCTTGTAACAGTTTTGAATCGGCATCACCAAAATTACCTTTTAGGGCTACGTTTGACAATAATATCAGGACAATTAAAAGTGTGGCCAATGTCCATGTGCTTTTATCCAAAAAATCCCCCGTTTTTTTTACACCGCCAACGACTTGGTTGCCACCTCCCCCAAAAGAAGATGATAAGCCGCCACCTTTTGGGTTTTGTACCATAATTACCAAAACAAGTAATAAACTTACTACGATAATCAGTATCAAGAATATTGTAAATGTGCTCATTTATCTATTGATTTTCCTTTTGTAATTTCTCCACCGCTTTAATTCGGTCTGCAAAGAAACCACTTTTTTCCGGATATTTCAAACTTAAAATTTTGAAGGCCTGTATGGCTTTCTTGTATTTTTTTTGTTCTAAATATACCTTGGCCAAGGTCTCGGTCATCAACTCATTGGAATCCATTTTTGTGGACTCTTTTATATTGACCTTGATATCGGTTTTTTCTTTTGGGACAATTTTAGGATTGTTTTCGATAAATTTATCGATTAGGTCAAATTTTTTCTTTTTTGACGGATTTTGACCAATGTTCGTTTTAACATCTTTTATTTTTTCAACGGATGCATCGCTGGCCCTATCGATTTTTTTAAAAGAGGTCAACTGAAGCCATTCTTTGAAGGAATACTTTTCCTTTTTTGTAAAAGCCAAAGGTTTTCCCAGTTCCAATTCCGTTTCACTTTTACGTTTGGCTTCGGCAATATCCTTGTCTATTTGTGGGTCTTTGGACTTAAAAAGTGACGGGTCTAAAATCTGTTCGGCATCTTTTGTACTTCTTGGCAACGGCTCGTCTTCAACATTCATATTTTGAATGGTCTTCACTTCAGCGTTGGGTACTATTTCTTCCGATATAATCTCTGATTCGTAAAAGTCGGTATTTCTGCCAGATATGGTATCTGCAATACTGTTTTGTAAAAATGCTTTGGAGGTTATGAAATCAAAAAGCACTTCTCTGTCCGTCGTGTGGGCGGCCGTAGCTTTAAGGGCATTGTTGTACTTAAAGCTGTTGAGGTTTTTAAGCCCTTTTAAATGAACGGCACGTGCGGCCTGAAAATAAGGGTATTCTTGTAGAACGTCTTCCAATTGTTTGGTTTGGGCAGGAAGCACTACCGTGTCAGGTTGTTGAAGTAAATATGTAAAATCTTTTACGTTCATTATGTTGCAAGATGCTATATGTGCTTTTTCGCTATATGTTCTCTCATTACCAATCCGCTAAGGATGCGTTAAAAATATCTTGTGTTATACGTTCAAAAATTTCTTCGTGCGCCGTACTTTTTATGGCGTCTAGCAGGGTGTTGGCAGGATAATCAAAAAAGAAGGAAAAGCGCTGTTCAAAATCGGCATCTTCTTTTGTGTTATTAAAAAAACGGACGTTTACACCTATGGTCAACCTATTTTGTGCAGCGGTCTGGTCGGCCGTAGCACTCATGGGCGATACACGGTATTCAACAATTTCACCCTCATAAAGCAGATCGCCGTTGGACCTTACCAGATCCAGATTGGTTTGGTTGAGTATGGCATCTTGCAGAGCTAGCGTAAAATCCCTGTCCAATCCCGGTTCTATGGTCGAGCCTACACTTTGTCCCGCATAGTTTTGAAATTGTGGTATTTGAAAAGTTTTTGCAGTACCTACATCTCCTCCAGTAAAATTATAAGCCCCACAACCGTTGATGCCCAAAATGACAAAAACAAAAAACACTACGGATATTCTTTTGATCATATGAAAATATATTACAGACACTTACAGATCATATTGTTTTATCTTTCGGTAGAGTGTACGTTCGGAAATACCCAATTCGGCCGCTGCCGCTTTTCTTTTTCCGCGATTGCGCTCCAATGACTTTTTTATCAACTCGATCTCCTTTTCCTGTAAAGATAAGGTTTCTTCTTCTTCAATTTCCTCGGCAAAATGATACTTGTCCTCTTTGGTCAATTGCGGTACTGGCTGTTCTGGATAAGGCTCGGGAAGTCGTAGAACATCTACGGGAGCTGTTTGTTCCTCTACGTACTCCTCGGTGTCCGATCCATAAATTTTTTGAATCAACGTTTCGTTTTCTTCCTGTACTTTTTCCGTATCGTTATTTTTCAACAGTTCCAAGGTCAATTTTTTCAGGTCGTTCAAATCCCCTTTCATATCGAATAAAACTTTGTAAAGAATCTCGCGTTCGTTGCTAAAATCACCTTCTTTTTTATCTTGTCCTACAATGGCCGGTAAATTGGAATTGCCCGCATTGGGCAAATAGCTGTTCAATGTTTCTAACGAGATATTTCTTTTTTCCTCTAAAACCGATACTTGCTCGGCAATGTTTCTAAGCTGTCTAATGTTCCCCGGCCATCTATATTTCAAGAGCAGTTGAATGGCATCATCGGCCAGCCTAATGGTGGGCATCTTATATTTTTGACCAAAGTCAGATGCAAATTTGCGGAACAATAAATGAATATCCTCCTTGCGTTCCCTTAAGGGTGGAATGTTGATTTCAACAGTACTCAATCTGTAGTATAAATCTTCCCTAAAGCGTTCTTTTTTAATGGCCTCGAACATATTTACATTGGTTGCGGCCACGATACGCACATCGGTCTTTTGTACCTGTGAGGACCCCACTTTAAGAAATTCCCCGTTTTCAAGAACACGTAGCAAACGTACTTGAGTGGTCAAGGGCAATTCCCCGACTTCGTCCAAAAAAATAGTGCCACCGTCGGCAACTTCAAAATAACCACTTCGTGTGGATGTTGCCCCCGTAAAAGCCCCTTTTTCATGTCCAAAAAGTTCACTGTCGATAGTACCTTCTGGAATGGCCCCACAGTTTACCGCGATATATTTGGCATGTTTTCTATGGGAAAGGGAATGGATTATTTTAGGAATGGATTCCTTGCCCACACCGCTTTCCCCGGTAACCAATACCGAAATATCGGTTGGGGCCACCTGAATGGCTTTTTCAATGGCGCGGTTGAGCTTTATATCATTGCCAATGATTTCAAAGCGTTGCTTTATAGATTGTATGTTTTCCATTTTATGTGTTACTGTCACTATAGCCTACTGCCTCACCGATAAGAGTGGCAGAAGTACAATCATTGATTTTCACGTTGACGAAATCACCTATCTTATAGTCTTCTTTGGGGAAAACCACGACCGTGTTCTGCGAGTTTCTTCCCATCCATTGCATATCTGATTTTTTAGAGGTTTTTTCTATCAATACTTCCTGCACTTTTCCCAAGTGGCGTTCGGTCCTTAGTTTACAATGTGCCCTTTGTAACGCTACGATTTCGGACAATCTTCGTTGCTTGGTTTCCTCGGGAACATCATCCTCTAATTTTCTTTCTGCCATCGTGCCCGGGCGTTCGGAATAGAGATACATGTAGCCAAAGTCATATTTTACACGTTCCAAAGCGGCCAAAGTAGCTTTGTGGTCCTCTTCGGTTTCCGAGGGGAACCCGGCAATCATATCTTGAGAAATAGAGCAATCGGGCAGTAGCTCCCTAATATTATCGATCAATTCAAAATACTCCTCAATAGTATGCAAACGGTTCATTTCTTTTAAAATGCGATTGCTTCCACTTTGAACCGGTAAATGAATATGGTTGCAAATATTATTGTATTTGGCCATGGTCTTGATGACATCCAAAGTCATATCTTGCGGATTGGATGTGGAAAAACGAATCCTCATCTTGGGTTGGGCCAATGCTACCATTTCCAATAATTTGGAAAAACCTACGGCAGTCGCTTTTTGCATCTCCGATGCTTTGGCAAAGTCTTTTTTCAATCCGCCACCATACCATAAATAACTATCTACGTTTTGCCCAAGAAGCGTGATTTCCTTAAAACCCTTGTCCCAAAGTTCATTAACTTCTTCGAGGATAGATTGTGGGTCACGACTACGCTCCCTGCCCCTCGTAAAGGGCACCACGCAAAAGGTACACATGTTGTCACATCCCCGCGTGATCGATACAAAGGCAGTCACCCCATTGGTATTTAACCTTACGGGAGAAATATCGCCGTAAGTCTCTTCTTTGGAGAGGATCACGTTTACAGCATCCCTACCTTGGTCCACTTCTTGAATTAGGTTTGGTAAGTCTTTATAGGCATCGGGGCCTACCACCATATCAACTATTTTTTCCTCTTCTAACAACTTGCTTTTGAGACGCTCAGCCATACAGCCCAAAACCCCTACTTTCATATGGGGCCGTTCTTTTTTGATGGCATTGAATTTTTCCAGGCGTTTGCGAACGGTCAATTCGGCTTTTTCACGAATAGAGCAGGTATTTACAAGAACAAGGTCGGCCTCTTCAAGTTCTTGGGTAGTGTTA from Costertonia aggregata harbors:
- a CDS encoding TonB-dependent receptor; translated protein: MKKYIVLLSSVLAFWTQAQDKIDGMVMESGPQGKHIGLPGANVYWMNSQIGTITNEEGMFSIPFSEKHNRLIISYVGFESDTLLIKTPKTIHHFLKASNALNEVVVQKERDAVSKTFLSAQNVVTINSAELLKAACCNLSESFETNPAIDVNFSDALTGTKQIQMLGLTSPYLLITQENIPMVRGASQAYGLTFTPGTWVESIQITKGAGSVVNGYESISGQINTELVKPFTDKRLFVNGYANQNGRMELNTHINHKLSDKWSTGLYLHGNLRSQKEDRNGDGFLDAPLAEQINVMNRWQYQNPETGWVSFLNLRFLNDEKQVGQTNYNPDTDRLMPTDAPSLTGAEAWGSEIDTRRFDSSVKLGYVFPELPFQSFGFQASYSNHKQEAYYGINQYNIDHKSLYSNAIFNSIIGDTRNTFKTGLTFAYDSYDELVNTQNFNRDDVSAGAFFEYSYENLEKLSFTAGLRIDSHNRLGTFVTPRFHIRYTPWELGSLRGSIGRGRRAANIFAENQQFFASARQLQLTGNGGNIYGLDAEDAWNYGISFLQGFTFLDRPGNITFDFYRTDFKNQIVVDWENPRTISFYNLEGESYANSFQIEVNHEILENLELRTAYKYYDVKTDYRSGRLQKPLQAQNRFFVNLGYETDSTKKGSQWKFDYTLHALGEQRLPNTDVNPPQFRLGEFAEGYSLMNAQITKVFSEKFEVYLGGENLTNFRQPNPVLGADNPFGANFDTSIVYAPIMGRMFYTGFRYKL
- a CDS encoding heavy-metal-associated domain-containing protein: MKNSILTLIFALSTVLTFSQEKNKKLTIEVDGKCDMCKTRIEKAALGVKGVKYALWDIPSHQLSLIIDERKTDPMKVKTALVAVGHDTKELKASKEAYDSVHPCCKYRDDDSDDSNTH
- a CDS encoding LptE family protein, whose protein sequence is MIKRISVVFFVFVILGINGCGAYNFTGGDVGTAKTFQIPQFQNYAGQSVGSTIEPGLDRDFTLALQDAILNQTNLDLVRSNGDLLYEGEIVEYRVSPMSATADQTAAQNRLTIGVNVRFFNNTKEDADFEQRFSFFFDYPANTLLDAIKSTAHEEIFERITQDIFNASLADW
- the groL gene encoding chaperonin GroEL (60 kDa chaperone family; promotes refolding of misfolded polypeptides especially under stressful conditions; forms two stacked rings of heptamers to form a barrel-shaped 14mer; ends can be capped by GroES; misfolded proteins enter the barrel where they are refolded when GroES binds) — encoded protein: MAKDIKFDIDARDGLRRGVDALANAVKVTLGPKGRNVIISKSFGAPQVTKDGVTVAKEIELSDALENMGAQMVKEVASKTNDLAGDGTTTATVLAQSIVKEGLKNVAAGANPMDLKRGIDKAVEAIVENLSKQSKKVGDSSDKIKQVAAISANNDDTIGELIAQAFGKVGKEGVITVEEAKGTDTYVDVVEGMQFDRGYLSPYFVTDSDKMIADLENPYILLFDKKISNLNEILPILEPVAQSGRPLLIIAEDVDGQALATLVVNKLRGGLKIAAVKAPGFGDRRKAMLEDIAILTGGTVISEERGFSLENASLDMLGTAASVTVDKDNTTIVDGAGAAKDIKARVNQIKSQIETTTSDYDKEKLQERLAKLAGGVAVLYVGAASEVEMKEKKDRVDDALHATRAAVEEGIVAGGGVALVRAKSILAKVKAENADEETGVQIVARAIESPLRTIVSNAGGEGSVVVAKVADGKGDFGYDAKSDKYVDMLKSGIIDPKKVTRIALENAASVAGMILTTECALTDIKEEAPAAPPMGGGGMPGMM
- a CDS encoding glycoside hydrolase family 18 protein: MKHIKFSSIALVTVFFFSMAPLSIINNNNNPEENTIAVMAYYVPERDYDPEKLPLEQLTHIIFSFTHVIDGKMQFRDKENREKLAKLVAQRKKHPQLKVMIACGGWGADGFSDMAHTKANREKFVKSVVDFNTEFQLDGIDIDWEYPAIPAADTKARPEDKQNFTLLMKELRQGLNTLKRKQTLTFASAGWKRYYQNIELKEVMQYADFMNIMTYDQIGSTSPFTGHHTALGHIGEEDIQATPAWEYVLQRKEAMKKRGYTYNGSRSAEKITDYCIANGVKAEQIVIGAAFYGRAWKGVPPKNNGLYQPNSGSYIGWSAYRQIREEFEADEKYKRHFDSVAKAPYLYNATDSIFISYDDTVSVRLKTEYSLKKKLGGIMFWELGNDTKQENSLLKAIHDASLRN
- the miaB gene encoding tRNA (N6-isopentenyl adenosine(37)-C2)-methylthiotransferase MiaB; the protein is MEKIIDESVQGTSLSIENNSENNRNLYIESYGCAMNFSDSEIVASILAKEGFNTTQELEEADLVLVNTCSIREKAELTVRKRLEKFNAIKKERPHMKVGVLGCMAERLKSKLLEEEKIVDMVVGPDAYKDLPNLIQEVDQGRDAVNVILSKEETYGDISPVRLNTNGVTAFVSITRGCDNMCTFCVVPFTRGRERSRDPQSILEEVNELWDKGFKEITLLGQNVDSYLWYGGGLKKDFAKASEMQKATAVGFSKLLEMVALAQPKMRIRFSTSNPQDMTLDVIKTMAKYNNICNHIHLPVQSGSNRILKEMNRLHTIEEYFELIDNIRELLPDCSISQDMIAGFPSETEEDHKATLAALERVKYDFGYMYLYSERPGTMAERKLEDDVPEETKQRRLSEIVALQRAHCKLRTERHLGKVQEVLIEKTSKKSDMQWMGRNSQNTVVVFPKEDYKIGDFVNVKINDCTSATLIGEAVGYSDSNT
- a CDS encoding co-chaperone GroES, with product MAKVNIKPLADRVLIEPMAAETKTASGIIIPDTAKEKPQKGKVMAVGPGTKDEKITVKVNDTVLYGKYAGTELKLEGKDYLMMRESDILAII
- a CDS encoding sigma-54 interaction domain-containing protein translates to MENIQSIKQRFEIIGNDIKLNRAIEKAIQVAPTDISVLVTGESGVGKESIPKIIHSLSHRKHAKYIAVNCGAIPEGTIDSELFGHEKGAFTGATSTRSGYFEVADGGTIFLDEVGELPLTTQVRLLRVLENGEFLKVGSSQVQKTDVRIVAATNVNMFEAIKKERFREDLYYRLSTVEINIPPLRERKEDIHLLFRKFASDFGQKYKMPTIRLADDAIQLLLKYRWPGNIRQLRNIAEQVSVLEEKRNISLETLNSYLPNAGNSNLPAIVGQDKKEGDFSNEREILYKVLFDMKGDLNDLKKLTLELLKNNDTEKVQEENETLIQKIYGSDTEEYVEEQTAPVDVLRLPEPYPEQPVPQLTKEDKYHFAEEIEEEETLSLQEKEIELIKKSLERNRGKRKAAAAELGISERTLYRKIKQYDL
- the secG gene encoding preprotein translocase subunit SecG; this translates as MSTFTIFLILIIVVSLLLVLVIMVQNPKGGGLSSSFGGGGNQVVGGVKKTGDFLDKSTWTLATLLIVLILLSNVALKGNFGDADSKLLQGDDIENTTQDALPNTDTPASDEPNPLDTIQ